Part of the Phycisphaeraceae bacterium genome, CCCCCCGTCCCAAGCCGTGAGGCCCCGACGCCCTACACTCGCGTCATGAGCGAGAAGGTCATCCGTTGCGGCGTCGTGGGCGTGGGTCGAATGGGCCGCCACCACGCGCGCGTCTACACCGAACTGCCCGGCGCCACCCTCGTCGGCGTCGTCGATCGCGACCGCGCCCGGCGCGACGAGATCGTCGCCAAGCACGGCGGCGCGTCCCTCGATTCCGTCGAGCAGCTCCTCGAGCTGGGCGTCGACGCGGTCAGCATCGCGGTCCCGACGACGGCGCACCTGGCCGCCGCCACGCCGCTGCTGAACGCCGGCGTCGCGTGCCTCATCGAGAAGCCCCTCGCGAACACGGTCGAGGAAGCCGAGAAGATCGCGTTCCTGGCGTCGAAGTCCGGCGCGACGCTGCAGGTCGGGCACATCGAGCGCTACAACCCGGCGGTGGTCGCGCTGCGCAAGCTCAAGGAATCGGGCGCCGCCGAGATCGCGCCGCGGTTCATCGAGATCCACCGCGTCAGCCCGATGACCTTCCGCTCGGTCGATGTCGGCGTCGTGCTCGACATGATGATCCACGACCTGGACGTGGTGCTGATGCTGGTGGGGGGGCGCGAGCCGCGCGAGGTCCGGGCCGCGGCGGTGTCGGTCATCACGCCCCACGAGGATGTCTGCAACGCGCGCCTCGAGTTCGACACGCCCCGCGGCGTGTGCGTCGCGAACATCACCGCGTCGCGCCTCGCGATGAAGACCGAGCGCAAGATCCGCATCGTCGCCGAGGACGCGTATGTCAGCATCGACTACGCCAAGCGTGAGGGCATCGTCATCCGCAAGACCGCCAACGCGGAACAGCTCTCGATGTTCCAGCAGAAGATCCGCGAGGGCCACGACCTCTCGGACCTGAACTACGGCGAACTGATCGACATCGAGCCCCTGCAGATCGACGAGGCCGAGCCCCTCAAGAGCCAGTTGTCGAGTTTCCTCGACGCCGTGCGCACCGGGCGACGCCCGGACATCGACGCGCGGGACGGCTTCGCGAATGTGCGCACGGCTCAGAGGATCGTGGAGGCGGCCCGGGGCGCCGCCGGCGTTGGCTGAGGGCGGGCGATGCCTCCCCTTCGGAAGGGGCCCAGCGGGGCCGGATCGGGGTCGCATGACGGGCACGCGGCATGACTTCAGGCCTACACTCCCCGCCTTCACCCGCTTGAGGAGCACCGACCCGTGGCCAAGGCCTTCCGCTGCCGAGTCATCACCCCCGAAGCACGCCTCCTCGACGAGGAGGTCTCCGCCGTCAATGTCCCCATGTGGGACGGCCAGATGGGCTTCCTGAACCAGCGCGCCCCCATCGTGGGCAAGCTGGGCACGGGCGAGCTCCGTCTCGACTTCACGGGCGGGGGCGAGCGGACCTATTTCCTCGACGGCGGCTTCGCCCAGATGGTCGACAACCGGCTGACGATCCTCGCGAACGAGGCGGTCCCCGCCGAGCAGATCAACGAGACCGAGGCCAAGGCCGAACTCGCCGAGGCCCAGGCCCGGCAGAGCAGCGACCCCAAGGAGATGGAGCGCATCACCCACGAGCGCACCAAGGCCCGCACCAAGATCGAGGTCGCCCAGCGCTTCAAGGCCAAGGGCGGCAGGATCTAACGAGCCGCGCTCACTGAACCGAACCACCAGCACGCCTCCGACCGGTTCGGGGGCGTGTTTGCTTTTGTGGCGGGCGGCGTGGGGACCTGCCGAACCTTGAGAGATCTCAGGCGCACCTCGCGCCCAGAACTCCCCGGAGCGCACGCGATGACACAGCCCGTGACTTCCCGTCTCGACAGCCCCGTCAATCCGTTCGTCGGTAGCGCCTCCAAGCG contains:
- a CDS encoding Gfo/Idh/MocA family oxidoreductase, which codes for MSEKVIRCGVVGVGRMGRHHARVYTELPGATLVGVVDRDRARRDEIVAKHGGASLDSVEQLLELGVDAVSIAVPTTAHLAAATPLLNAGVACLIEKPLANTVEEAEKIAFLASKSGATLQVGHIERYNPAVVALRKLKESGAAEIAPRFIEIHRVSPMTFRSVDVGVVLDMMIHDLDVVLMLVGGREPREVRAAAVSVITPHEDVCNARLEFDTPRGVCVANITASRLAMKTERKIRIVAEDAYVSIDYAKREGIVIRKTANAEQLSMFQQKIREGHDLSDLNYGELIDIEPLQIDEAEPLKSQLSSFLDAVRTGRRPDIDARDGFANVRTAQRIVEAARGAAGVG
- the atpC gene encoding ATP synthase F1 subunit epsilon encodes the protein MAKAFRCRVITPEARLLDEEVSAVNVPMWDGQMGFLNQRAPIVGKLGTGELRLDFTGGGERTYFLDGGFAQMVDNRLTILANEAVPAEQINETEAKAELAEAQARQSSDPKEMERITHERTKARTKIEVAQRFKAKGGRI